A stretch of the Paenibacillus sp. JQZ6Y-1 genome encodes the following:
- the uvrA gene encoding excinuclease ABC subunit UvrA codes for MSNKFIDIKGARAHNLKNIDISIPRDSFVVLTGLSGSGKSSLAFDTIYAEGQRRYVESLSAYARQFLGQMDKPDVDSIDGLSPAISIDQKTTSRNPRSTVGTVTEIYDYLRLLYARVGHPHCPDHGVEITSQTVEQMVDRIMEYPEKTRLQILAPIISGRKGEHKSVFTEISKQGFVRVRVDGELRDLSEDIQLEKNKKHTIEVVVDRIVIKEDVAVRLADSIEMALKMSGGQLLVDIIGQEELRFSSNFACPICGFSMEELSPRMFSFNSPFGACPECDGLGIRMVVDPDLLVPDRSKTIEDGAYQAWSGGLSNYYPQFLKSVCQHYNIPTDVPVSELTAEQHNLILNGSDGQKIRFRYESDFGRTKEAQVVFEGIIPNLERRYKDTSSDSMREYIEGYMSAKPCPVCKGKRLKRDVLAVTVDSKNISDVTDLPIHDSLRFFQEIELSEKERSIARLILKEIVSRLGFLVNVGLDYLTMARAAGTLSGGEAQRIRLATQIGSSLTGVLYILDEPSIGLHQRDNDRLIKTLEHMRDLGNTLIVVEHDEDTMMAADHIIDIGPGAGIHGGQVIAEGTPTEIMEHPESLTGQYLSGRKFIPVPLQRRKPGDRWLEVRGAKENNLKNVNVKIPIGVFTAVTGVSGSGKSTLVNEILYKTLARDLNKARVIPGQYREIRGLEHVDKVIDIDQSPIGRTPRSNPATYTGVFDDIRDLFAQTNEAKVRGYKKGRFSFNIKGGRCEACRGDGIIKIEMHFLPDVYVPCEVCKGQRYNRETLEVKYKNRNIADVLEMTIEDGVEFFQNLPRIHRKLQTLLDVGLGYVKLGQPATTLSGGEAQRVKLASELHRRSTGKTIYILDEPTTGLHVDDIDRLLQVLQRLVDSGETVLVIEHNLDVIKTADYLIDLGPEGGSGGGTILASGTPEDIAKVNGSYTGHYLKPILERDTVRSRELESSQV; via the coding sequence TTGTCGAATAAATTCATTGATATTAAAGGCGCACGCGCGCATAACTTGAAAAATATCGATATTAGCATTCCGCGCGACAGCTTTGTCGTGCTAACCGGTCTGAGCGGATCGGGCAAATCGTCACTGGCGTTTGACACAATCTATGCGGAGGGGCAGCGTCGTTATGTGGAATCATTGTCCGCATACGCTCGTCAATTCCTCGGTCAAATGGACAAGCCGGATGTCGATTCTATCGATGGTCTGTCCCCAGCAATCTCGATTGACCAGAAGACGACCAGTCGTAACCCACGTTCCACTGTCGGAACGGTAACAGAGATTTATGACTATTTGCGTTTGTTATATGCTCGGGTCGGTCATCCGCATTGCCCCGATCACGGCGTAGAGATTACATCGCAGACCGTTGAGCAAATGGTAGATCGGATTATGGAATACCCAGAAAAGACTCGTTTGCAGATTCTGGCACCGATCATTTCTGGACGTAAAGGCGAGCATAAAAGCGTCTTTACCGAGATTTCCAAACAGGGCTTTGTCCGTGTACGAGTCGATGGTGAACTGCGCGATTTGTCCGAAGATATTCAATTGGAAAAGAACAAAAAACATACGATTGAAGTGGTCGTTGACCGTATCGTCATCAAAGAAGACGTAGCTGTTCGTCTCGCTGACTCTATCGAAATGGCATTGAAAATGTCCGGCGGTCAGCTGCTGGTCGACATTATTGGTCAGGAAGAGCTGCGTTTCAGTTCTAACTTTGCCTGCCCAATCTGTGGATTCAGTATGGAAGAGCTGTCTCCGCGTATGTTCTCATTCAACAGCCCGTTCGGTGCATGCCCAGAGTGTGATGGTCTTGGTATCCGTATGGTGGTCGATCCTGATCTACTTGTACCGGATCGCAGCAAAACGATTGAAGACGGTGCGTATCAAGCGTGGAGCGGTGGCTTGTCCAACTACTATCCGCAATTCCTAAAATCTGTCTGCCAGCATTACAACATCCCAACCGATGTACCTGTATCGGAATTGACCGCAGAACAGCATAATCTGATTCTGAATGGCTCGGATGGGCAAAAGATCCGTTTCCGCTATGAGAGCGATTTTGGTCGTACGAAGGAAGCTCAGGTTGTATTTGAAGGTATTATTCCCAATCTGGAGCGTCGTTACAAAGATACGTCGTCCGACAGCATGCGTGAATATATCGAAGGGTATATGAGTGCCAAGCCTTGTCCGGTATGTAAAGGCAAGCGTCTGAAGCGCGATGTGCTGGCAGTTACAGTAGATAGCAAAAACATCTCCGATGTGACGGATCTGCCGATTCACGATTCGCTTCGTTTCTTCCAAGAGATCGAATTGAGTGAAAAAGAACGAAGCATTGCGCGCCTGATCCTCAAAGAGATCGTTAGCCGTCTCGGCTTCCTTGTGAACGTTGGTCTGGATTATTTGACGATGGCACGTGCAGCCGGAACATTATCCGGTGGTGAAGCACAGCGGATTCGTCTCGCTACCCAGATCGGTTCGAGTCTGACTGGCGTACTGTATATTTTGGATGAGCCGAGTATCGGTCTACATCAGCGCGATAATGATCGTCTGATCAAGACATTGGAGCATATGCGCGATCTTGGCAATACGCTGATCGTGGTGGAACATGACGAAGATACCATGATGGCAGCCGATCATATTATTGATATTGGTCCGGGCGCGGGGATTCATGGTGGACAGGTCATTGCTGAAGGTACACCGACCGAGATTATGGAGCACCCCGAATCACTGACCGGTCAATATTTAAGCGGACGCAAGTTCATTCCAGTGCCACTACAACGCCGTAAGCCGGGCGATCGCTGGTTGGAAGTTCGTGGCGCCAAGGAAAATAACTTGAAAAACGTCAACGTAAAAATTCCTATCGGCGTATTTACTGCTGTGACTGGTGTATCCGGTTCCGGTAAATCCACACTCGTTAATGAGATTTTGTACAAAACGCTGGCACGCGATCTGAACAAAGCACGCGTGATTCCGGGTCAGTACCGTGAAATTCGTGGTCTAGAGCATGTCGACAAAGTCATTGATATTGACCAGTCGCCAATCGGACGTACTCCGCGTTCTAACCCAGCAACGTATACCGGTGTATTTGATGATATTCGCGATCTGTTTGCTCAGACCAATGAAGCCAAAGTGCGCGGCTACAAAAAAGGTCGATTCAGCTTCAACATCAAAGGCGGACGCTGCGAAGCTTGCCGTGGCGACGGTATTATCAAAATCGAGATGCACTTCCTGCCAGACGTCTATGTGCCTTGTGAGGTATGTAAAGGTCAACGCTACAACCGCGAAACGCTGGAAGTGAAGTACAAAAATCGCAATATCGCCGATGTACTGGAAATGACTATCGAAGATGGCGTCGAGTTCTTCCAGAACCTGCCGCGTATCCACCGCAAGCTGCAAACGCTGCTGGATGTAGGTCTCGGTTATGTGAAGCTTGGTCAACCGGCAACGACGTTGTCCGGTGGTGAAGCCCAGCGCGTGAAGCTGGCTTCGGAATTGCATCGTCGCAGCACTGGTAAAACGATCTATATCCTTGATGAGCCGACAACCGGTCTGCATGTCGACGATATTGACCGCCTGCTGCAAGTACTGCAACGTCTGGTCGATTCCGGCGAAACAGTACTGGTCATCGAGCATAACTTGGATGTGATCAAAACGGCGGATTACTTGATCGACCTTGGTCCAGAAGGCGGCAGCGGCGGTGGTACCATTCTTGCTTCTGGTACGCCGGAAGACATTGCCAAAGTAAACGGTTCTTACACTGGGCACTATCTGAAACCTATTCTAGAGCGCGATACCGTGCGTAGCCGCGAACTGGAAAGCAGCCAAGTCTGA